One Paraglaciecola mesophila genomic region harbors:
- a CDS encoding type II toxin-antitoxin system Phd/YefM family antitoxin, translated as MRQVLADFSASISELKKNPTALLTEADGSAIAILNHNKPAAYLVPAETYEWLMDVVDDYELAKIVDERRGDLSKAIEVNLDDL; from the coding sequence ATGAGACAAGTTCTAGCTGACTTTTCAGCAAGTATTTCTGAGCTTAAAAAAAATCCAACGGCTTTACTTACTGAAGCCGATGGTTCTGCAATTGCGATATTAAATCACAATAAGCCTGCCGCATATTTAGTTCCTGCTGAAACCTATGAGTGGTTAATGGATGTAGTTGATGATTATGAGTTAGCGAAAATTGTTGATGAGCGTCGCGGTGATTTATCAAAAGCTATTGAAGTTAATTTAGATGACCTATAA
- a CDS encoding type II toxin-antitoxin system RelE family toxin encodes MTYKLKFLPAAKKEWDKLAEPLKKQFKNKLAERLENPHVPSAKLRGYDSVYKIKLRTAGYRLAYEVVDKEIVIYVLTIGKRDKNAIYKKLASRLV; translated from the coding sequence ATGACCTATAAATTAAAATTTCTCCCTGCGGCTAAAAAAGAATGGGATAAACTAGCGGAACCTCTTAAAAAGCAATTTAAAAATAAACTTGCTGAGAGGTTGGAAAATCCTCATGTGCCGTCTGCTAAGTTGAGAGGTTATGATTCGGTCTATAAAATTAAATTACGGACTGCAGGTTATCGGTTAGCTTATGAAGTAGTCGATAAGGAGATCGTAATTTATGTATTGACTATAGGAAAGCGAGATAAAAATGCTATATATAAAAAGTTGGCATCTCGCTTGGTGTAA
- a CDS encoding nuclear transport factor 2 family protein has product MLSTIQQLLEKRDTKTLTHALIHSSRWLLGERLHYGPVQQRGLMAHWLDIMSRSGSIEQCATLHSGDIDAGLFCFNSTSSKAYFITMCEHSDGAIKQLLQWVDSASLAKHYNTDENETGSTSSTSMDFWPEPDPLQLSEFDPQLHQYTTHAGINDVLCGNSSDAIQTMLTDWWQIWQGFDSAGIEGVYAQLSHLSINSTVINDAGTIRSSIASWLTQLEGTLQRRYSQLEQIVADENSALVRWRIDADIKSGNGLVRVRLPIVTMLTFTKGKIENEYWVIDSLAFEKRFGIPLPF; this is encoded by the coding sequence ATGCTAAGTACCATTCAACAATTGTTAGAAAAACGAGATACCAAAACCTTAACCCATGCTCTTATTCATTCAAGCCGCTGGTTGTTAGGGGAAAGGTTGCATTATGGCCCGGTGCAACAGCGGGGGTTAATGGCACATTGGCTAGACATAATGAGCCGCTCGGGCAGTATTGAACAATGTGCAACCTTGCACAGTGGCGATATTGATGCTGGTTTATTTTGTTTTAACTCAACGTCGAGCAAAGCGTATTTCATTACGATGTGTGAACACAGTGACGGCGCAATAAAGCAGTTGCTTCAATGGGTCGATAGTGCCTCTTTAGCCAAACATTACAACACTGATGAAAATGAAACAGGCTCGACTAGCAGCACATCAATGGATTTTTGGCCCGAGCCCGATCCTCTGCAACTAAGTGAATTTGACCCGCAACTTCATCAGTACACTACCCACGCGGGCATTAACGATGTGCTGTGTGGCAACTCGAGCGATGCTATCCAAACCATGCTGACTGATTGGTGGCAGATATGGCAAGGCTTCGACTCTGCAGGAATCGAAGGTGTTTACGCACAGCTTAGTCACTTAAGTATTAATAGTACTGTGATAAATGATGCGGGCACTATACGGTCTTCTATAGCTTCTTGGCTTACCCAACTAGAAGGAACGCTACAGCGCCGTTACAGCCAGCTAGAGCAAATAGTGGCAGATGAGAATAGTGCATTGGTGAGGTGGCGTATAGATGCGGATATTAAGTCAGGTAATGGTCTTGTGCGGGTGCGTTTACCCATTGTTACTATGCTGACGTTTACGAAAGGCAAGATTGAAAATGAATATTGGGTGATTGACTCACTCGCATTCGAAAAGCGGTTTGGCATACCACTGCCTTTCTAA